CAACCGGCGTAACGCCGACTACGTGCTCAAGTACAACAAGCGCAGCCTGTACCCGATCGTGGATGACAAAATCATCACCAAGGAACGCGCGATCGCCGCCGGCATCCATGTGCCGCAAATGTACGGGGTGATCTCCACCGAAAAGGAAATCGACAAGCTCGACGAAATTATCGCCGGGCGCAGCGACTTCGTGATCAAGCCGGCCCAGGGTGCCGGCGGGGATGGCATCCTCGTCGTGGCCGACCGCTTTGAAGGGCGCTATCGCACGGTGTCCGGCAAAATCATCAGCCATGAAGAGATCGAACATCAGATCTCCAGCATCCTCACCGGCCTGTACTCCCTGGGCGGCCACCGTGACCGTGCGCTGATCGAATACCGCGTGGTGCCCGACCAGATCTTCAAAAGCATCAGTTACGAAGGCGTACCGGATATCCGCATCATTGTGCTGATGGGCTACCCGGTGATGGCCATGCTGCGCTTGCCGACCCGCCAGTCCGGCGGCAAGGCCAACCTGCACCAGGGCGCGATCGGCGTGGGCGTGGACCTGGCCACCGGCCTGACCCTGCGTGGCACCTGGCTGAATAACATCATTACCAAGCACCCCGACACCACCAACGCGGTGGACGGCGTGCAGTTGCCCAACTGGGACGGTTTCATGAAGCTCGCCGCGGGCTGCTACGAGCTGTGCGGGTTGGGCTATATCGGCGTGGACATGGTGCTGGACCAGGAAAAAGGCCCGCTGATCCTGGAGCTGAATGCACGGCCGGGGCTGAATATCCAGATCGCCAACGACTGTGGGCTGACCCTGCGCACCCATGCGGTGGAGGCCCGATTGGAAGCGCTGAAAGCTGCCGGCGTGACGGAAACGGTGGAAGAACGAGTGAAGTTCGTACAGGAAATGTTTGGGCATATTCCGCCCGTCGAAGGTTGATCCGGCCTTCGAACTGTCTATCCCCGACATCCCCTCTAGGAGCAAATCCTACGGGGGACTACAATCCCCTCCCCCGCGCCTTGGCTGATCCACCCCGCATGTCGACCTGTTCCGTACACCCGCTGCCCTACCGGGCCAACCCCGCCGAGTATTTTGCGGCGATTCGCCATGCGCCCGGCGCGGTGCTACTCGACAGCGGCCGGCCGGTGGCCGAGCGCGGGCGTTATGACCTGCTCAGCGCCTGGCCCGAGGCGACCTTGGCGGTGGAGCCCGACGAAAGCGGCAGCGATTTCCTGCAGCGTTTGCGTAAAAACCTGACTCAGTTGGGTAACGCCAGCCTGCCCCACGGTTACACCTTGCCGTTTGTCGGTGGTTTGATCGGCTACCTGAGCTATGACTTTGGCCGACACCTGGAGCAAATGCCGCACCTGGCGGTGGATGACTTGCACCTGCCGGACGCGCGCTTCGGTTTGTATGCCTGGGCGCTGATCAGTGATCACCAGGTGCAAACCAGTCAACTGGTGTTCCACCCGGCGCTGGCTGACAGCGAGCGGCAACGCTTGATCGCGCTGTTCAGTCAACCGACGGCCGAGACCACGGCGCCGTTCGCGCTGAAGGGGCCAATGAAGTCGGACCTGACCCCTGAGGCTTACCACCAGGCCATCGTGCGCATTCAGGATTACATCCAGGCCGGTGACTGCTACCAGGTCAACTTTGCCCAGCGTTTTCGCGCGCCGTGCATCGGTGATCCATGGGCGGCTTATTGCGCCTTGCGCGCAGCCTGCCCAACGCCTTTTTCCGGTTTCCAGAGCCTGCCGGATGCCGGCGCGGTGCTGAGCTTGTCACCGGAACGCTTCGTCAGGGTCAGCGAGGGCCAGGTTGAAACCCGCCCGATCAAAGGCACGCGGCCACGCGGCGCAACGCCTGAACAAGACGCCGCCCACGCCGCCGAACTGCTGGCCAGCCCCAAGGATCGCGCCGAAAACCTGATGATTGTCGACCTGCTGCGCAACGACCTCGGCCGCACCTGTCGCACCGGCTCGGTGAGCGTGCCGGAGTTGTTCAGCCTGGAAAGCTACCCCAACGTGCATCACCTGGTCAGCAGCGTTATCGGCGAGTTGGCCGACAACAAAGACGCCCTCGACCTGATCGCCGGCAGCTTCCCCGGCGGGTCCATTACCGGTGCGCCGAAGATCCGCGCAATGCAGATCATCGACGAACTGGAGCCGACGCGACGCGGCTTGTATTGCGGCTCCCTGGTGTACCTGGACGTGCGCGGCGAGATGGACAGCTCCATCGCCATCCGCACTTTGCTGGTCAAGGATGGCCAGGTGTGCTGCTGGGGCGGAGGCGGGATCGTGGCGGATTCGCAGTGGGAGGCGGAGTATCAGGAGTCGCTGACCAAGGTACGGGTGCTGTTACAAACCTTGGAAAGTTTGTAACGCACGACCCTCGTGGCTTTGGGCATCAACTGAATGACTTACAGGCTCAACGTCCGATTCGAAGCCTTGATGAACTCCCGCTTCAAATCCTCAAACGTATGCACCGCTGGGAACTGCGGGAACTCGCGAATCACATTCTCCGGCGCGTGGAACAGAATCCCACGGTCGGCTTCGCCCAGCATGGTGGTGTCGTTGTAGGAATCGCCGGCGGCGATCACGCGGTAGTACAGGCTCTTGAACGCCAGCACCGACTGGCGCTTGGGGTCTTTCTGGCGCAGTTGGTAGCTGATCACCCGGTCATTTTCATCGGTGATCAGACGGTGGCAAAGCAAGGTCGGGAAGCCCAGTTGGCGCATCAGCGGCTGGGAGAACTCGTAGAACGTGTCGGACAGGATCACCACCTGGAAGCGCTCGCGCAGCCAATTGACGAACTCGATGGCGCCTTCCAGCGGCTTGAGCGTGGCGATCACGGCCTGTATGTCGGCAAGCTTGAGCCCGTGTTCGTCGAGGATGCGCAGACGTTGCTGCATCAGCACGTCGTAGTCGGGAATGTCGCGGGTGGTGGCCCGCAGGGATTGGATACCGGTTTTTTCGGCGAAGGCGATCCAGATTTCCGGAACCAGCACCCCTTCCAGGTCAAGACAGGCAATTTCCACAAGACACTCCATTGGATTTATTGGTTGAGCGGGCAAAACGACTGCCGAACTCTAGCGATTCAAGCTCGCCGCCGCAACGCAGAGCGGATTTTGTTACCATCGCCCACCTAGAGAGCGCTCAGCGCCACTGACCTGTAGGAACCGTCCTGATGAACCAAGCCTTCGACGTCGTTGAACTCGCCACGACCTATGCCAACAAATCCGCCCAGGACATTCTCAAGCTGGCGTTCAGCCAGTTCGGCGATGACCTGTGGATCTCTTTCAGCGGTGCCGAGGACGTGGTGCTGGTGGACATGGCCTGGAAGCTGAACAAGAACGTCAAGGTGTTCAGCCTCGACACCGGCCGCCTGCATCCGGAGACCTACCGATTTATCGAGCAGGTACGCGAGTTCTACAAAATCGACATCGAACTGATCTCGCCGGACCAGAGCAAGCTGGAGCCGTTCGTCAAGGAAAAGGGCCTGTTCAGCTTCTACAAGGATGGCCATGGCGAATGCTGCGGCGTGCGCAAGATCGAACCGCTGCGCCGCAAATTGTCCGGCGTGAGCGCCTGGGCCACCGGCCAACGCCGCGACCAGAGCCCCGGCACCCGCAGCCAGGTGGCGGTGCTGGAGATCGACACAGCCTTTTCCACCCCGGAACGCACCCTATACAAGTTCAACCCGTTGGCGCAAATGACCAGCGAAGAGATCTGGGGTTATATCCGCATGCTGGAACTGCCCTACAACAGCCTGCATGAACGCGGCTTTATCAGCATCGGCTGCGAGCCATGCACCCGGCCGGTGTTGCCCAACCAACATGAGCGCGAAGGCCGCTGGTGGTGGGAAGAGGCCACGCAGAAGGAATGCGGGCTGCATGCGGGGAACATCATCAGCAAGGCGTGAGGGTTGACGCGGTTGGAAAATGTGGGAGGGGGCTTGCCCCGATAGCGGTCTGTCAGTCAGCGTATGTTTGACTGAAACACCGCTATCGGAGGCAAGCCCCTCCCACATTTGTTTTGTATTTAGGCTTGAAATGTACACACAAATGTAACCATTGGTGCCATTTATGTGTGCAATTCTTATTCAGACGCACCATAACGTAACACCTGCCCCCGACTATCGTCTGTCTCGTTGAACCCCACGCTTACACCTTAAAAATAAATAACTGTTCAATCGGTCAATTTATAAATCTTTAAATTCAGCCAGTTATTTAGATCCCCTATTAAAACGAAATTAGCCAGGGTTTTCATAGATCCAAAACTGGCACGCATGTGGCTTAAGGTGAAAAGTGCTTTGTATACAATAAATACAAAACCTACATACACTTTACCATCCGCCGCTTTGCTGCAGATGTGCTGGAGCCTGCCGGAATGCGTACTAGCCTCTCGAATGACCTCGCACTGGATCTGCCCTCTTCAGCCTTGAACCCCGAGGCCGCCGGCCCCGGCCCGCTGGTACTCAGCCCACGCCTGCACAACAAGGACCTGGCGCCTACCAAGGTGGAAGGCCGGCGTTGGGGGCGCTATAGCATTTTTGCGCTGTGGACCAATGACGTGCACAACATCGCCAATTATTCGTTCGCCATCGGCCTGTATGCGCTGGGCCTGGGCGGTTGGCAAATCCTGCTGTCCCTGGGGATCGGCGCGGCGCTGGTGTACTTCTTCATGAACCTGTCGGGGTATATGGGCCAGAAGACCGGGGTGCCGTTCCCGGTGATCAGCCGTATCAGTTTCGGTATTCATGGCGCGCAGCTTCCGGCGCTGATCCGTGCGGTGATTGCGATTGCCTGGTTTGGTATCCAGACCTACCTGGCATCGGTGGTTTTCCGCGTGCTGCTGACGGCAATTCATCCAGGCTTTGCCGAGTATGACCACAACGCGATCCTGGGCTTATCCACCCTGGGTTGGGTGTGTTTTGTGGCGATCTGGTTCGTGCAACTGGTGATCCTGGCCTACGGCATGGAGATGGTGCGGCGCTACGAAGGCTTCGCCGGGCCGGTGATCCTGGCAACGATGGCTGCCTTGGCCGGCTGGATGTACTTCCAGGCGGGCGGCAATATTGCCTGGTCGATCCGCGAACCCCTGAGCGGCGGCGAGATGTGGCGCAATATCTTTGCCGGCGGCGCGCTGTGGTTGGCGATCTACGGCACGCTGATCCTCAACTTCTGTGATTTCGCCCGCTCTTCACCGTGCCGCAGAACCATACAGGTCGGTAATTTCTGGGGCCTGCCGGTGAACATCCT
This region of Pseudomonas asgharzadehiana genomic DNA includes:
- a CDS encoding alpha-L-glutamate ligase-like protein; protein product: MFGFWKTWKALEARGIMGINRRNADYVLKYNKRSLYPIVDDKIITKERAIAAGIHVPQMYGVISTEKEIDKLDEIIAGRSDFVIKPAQGAGGDGILVVADRFEGRYRTVSGKIISHEEIEHQISSILTGLYSLGGHRDRALIEYRVVPDQIFKSISYEGVPDIRIIVLMGYPVMAMLRLPTRQSGGKANLHQGAIGVGVDLATGLTLRGTWLNNIITKHPDTTNAVDGVQLPNWDGFMKLAAGCYELCGLGYIGVDMVLDQEKGPLILELNARPGLNIQIANDCGLTLRTHAVEARLEALKAAGVTETVEERVKFVQEMFGHIPPVEG
- the pabB gene encoding aminodeoxychorismate synthase component I, with the protein product MSTCSVHPLPYRANPAEYFAAIRHAPGAVLLDSGRPVAERGRYDLLSAWPEATLAVEPDESGSDFLQRLRKNLTQLGNASLPHGYTLPFVGGLIGYLSYDFGRHLEQMPHLAVDDLHLPDARFGLYAWALISDHQVQTSQLVFHPALADSERQRLIALFSQPTAETTAPFALKGPMKSDLTPEAYHQAIVRIQDYIQAGDCYQVNFAQRFRAPCIGDPWAAYCALRAACPTPFSGFQSLPDAGAVLSLSPERFVRVSEGQVETRPIKGTRPRGATPEQDAAHAAELLASPKDRAENLMIVDLLRNDLGRTCRTGSVSVPELFSLESYPNVHHLVSSVIGELADNKDALDLIAGSFPGGSITGAPKIRAMQIIDELEPTRRGLYCGSLVYLDVRGEMDSSIAIRTLLVKDGQVCCWGGGGIVADSQWEAEYQESLTKVRVLLQTLESL
- the thrH gene encoding bifunctional phosphoserine phosphatase/homoserine phosphotransferase ThrH; translated protein: MEIACLDLEGVLVPEIWIAFAEKTGIQSLRATTRDIPDYDVLMQQRLRILDEHGLKLADIQAVIATLKPLEGAIEFVNWLRERFQVVILSDTFYEFSQPLMRQLGFPTLLCHRLITDENDRVISYQLRQKDPKRQSVLAFKSLYYRVIAAGDSYNDTTMLGEADRGILFHAPENVIREFPQFPAVHTFEDLKREFIKASNRTLSL
- a CDS encoding phosphoadenylyl-sulfate reductase → MNQAFDVVELATTYANKSAQDILKLAFSQFGDDLWISFSGAEDVVLVDMAWKLNKNVKVFSLDTGRLHPETYRFIEQVREFYKIDIELISPDQSKLEPFVKEKGLFSFYKDGHGECCGVRKIEPLRRKLSGVSAWATGQRRDQSPGTRSQVAVLEIDTAFSTPERTLYKFNPLAQMTSEEIWGYIRMLELPYNSLHERGFISIGCEPCTRPVLPNQHEREGRWWWEEATQKECGLHAGNIISKA
- a CDS encoding NCS1 family nucleobase:cation symporter-1; this translates as MRTSLSNDLALDLPSSALNPEAAGPGPLVLSPRLHNKDLAPTKVEGRRWGRYSIFALWTNDVHNIANYSFAIGLYALGLGGWQILLSLGIGAALVYFFMNLSGYMGQKTGVPFPVISRISFGIHGAQLPALIRAVIAIAWFGIQTYLASVVFRVLLTAIHPGFAEYDHNAILGLSTLGWVCFVAIWFVQLVILAYGMEMVRRYEGFAGPVILATMAALAGWMYFQAGGNIAWSIREPLSGGEMWRNIFAGGALWLAIYGTLILNFCDFARSSPCRRTIQVGNFWGLPVNILVFAAITVLLCGGQFQLNGRVIESPTEIIAAIPNTFFLVLGCLAFLIVTVAVNIMANFVAPAFVLSNLAPKYLNFRRAGLISATVAVLILPWNLYNSPLVIVYFLSGLGALLGPLYGVIMVDYWLIRKSQVDVPQLYSEDPKGVYHYSRGVNLRAVAAFIPAAVIAILLALLPGFASVSPFSWLFGAGIAGVLYLLIAKREPFYADVSGESIAVDNVSH